In the genome of Sporichthyaceae bacterium, one region contains:
- a CDS encoding NAD(P)/FAD-dependent oxidoreductase, whose protein sequence is AYLVKAGLKVQVLEAYKTPGGMTSTTDVEECPGYKVNDASIQPSLFRTTTIMKDLQLEEKYGLKMRVIDPVHLQLNYDHTSLGLWRDAQKTADELAYFSKKDAASLKDLYSVIHAAVDVGLPMMQTSPTRPDPKAIFELAKQSLKHRSELLAVGRWMRATEIEVLDENFESDPIKACVLIGLPFMSYDSDFSGWSLIYLGIITKYGVAMFEGGTGQLPRALMELITEHGGSIRCNAEVEQMVMRGGRCVGVRLRNGEEIYARRGVLTSFAPKRVLRDMLPPGTLPPHLANRVANIPTRSRGFADMKLDVLTKGQIRMDKIKAKRKDDLDPKLPANGYHAYEQVKAAQIACKRGEMPQHIPGLAQISTALPSNAHFAPPGGDVFWFWSGLTPNDPHIGWDEARKQAAETIINQSDHYYEGLEDLQIFSRVRMLPDIEERFFAMDGSVYHTDPLITRFGPNKPAVGFAGYSTPIPGLFLTGSGTHPVAGISGMPGQNAARTMLKLFRREDRKGQANHALEESRAWDDVETADSYRTS, encoded by the coding sequence CCGCGTACCTGGTCAAGGCAGGCCTGAAGGTCCAGGTCCTCGAGGCCTACAAGACCCCGGGCGGCATGACCTCGACCACCGATGTCGAGGAGTGCCCCGGCTATAAGGTCAACGACGCCTCGATCCAGCCGTCGCTGTTCCGCACGACGACGATCATGAAAGACCTCCAGCTGGAGGAGAAGTACGGGCTGAAGATGCGGGTCATCGATCCGGTGCACCTCCAGCTCAACTACGACCACACCTCGTTGGGCCTGTGGCGGGATGCCCAGAAGACGGCCGACGAGCTCGCCTATTTCTCCAAGAAGGACGCGGCCTCGCTCAAGGACCTGTACAGCGTCATCCACGCCGCAGTCGACGTCGGGCTGCCGATGATGCAAACCAGCCCGACCCGGCCGGACCCGAAAGCGATCTTCGAGCTGGCCAAGCAGAGCCTGAAGCACCGCTCGGAGTTGTTGGCCGTCGGGCGCTGGATGCGCGCCACCGAGATCGAGGTGCTCGACGAGAACTTCGAGAGCGATCCGATCAAGGCCTGTGTGCTGATCGGCCTGCCCTTCATGTCCTACGACTCGGACTTCTCCGGCTGGTCGTTGATCTACCTCGGCATCATCACCAAGTACGGCGTTGCCATGTTCGAGGGCGGCACCGGGCAGCTCCCACGGGCACTGATGGAGCTGATCACCGAGCATGGCGGCAGCATCCGGTGTAACGCCGAGGTCGAGCAGATGGTGATGCGCGGCGGGCGCTGCGTCGGCGTCCGGCTGCGCAACGGCGAGGAGATCTACGCCCGTCGCGGCGTGCTCACCTCGTTCGCGCCCAAACGGGTGCTGCGCGACATGTTGCCGCCCGGCACGCTGCCGCCGCACCTGGCGAACCGGGTGGCGAACATCCCCACCCGTTCGCGTGGTTTCGCGGACATGAAGCTCGACGTGCTGACCAAGGGTCAGATTCGGATGGACAAGATCAAGGCCAAGCGCAAGGACGACCTCGACCCGAAGCTGCCCGCCAATGGTTACCACGCCTACGAGCAGGTGAAGGCTGCCCAGATCGCCTGTAAGCGCGGGGAGATGCCGCAGCACATACCGGGCCTGGCCCAGATCTCCACGGCGCTGCCGTCGAACGCGCACTTCGCCCCGCCGGGGGGCGACGTCTTCTGGTTCTGGTCGGGCCTCACGCCGAACGATCCGCACATCGGCTGGGACGAGGCGCGCAAGCAGGCCGCGGAGACGATCATCAATCAGAGCGACCACTACTACGAGGGCCTCGAGGACCTACAGATCTTCTCCCGCGTCCGCATGCTCCCGGACATCGAGGAGCGGTTCTTCGCGATGGACGGCTCGGTGTACCACACCGACCCGCTCATCACCCGCTTCGGACCCAACAAGCCGGCCGTCGGCTTCGCCGGGTACTCCACGCCCATCCCCGGGCTGTTCCTCACCGGCTCCGGCACCCATCCGGTCGCCGGCATCAGCGGCATGCCCGGGCAGAACGCCGCGCGGACCATGCTCAAGCTGTTCCGACGCGAGGACCGCAAGGGCCAGGCCAACCATGCCCTGGAGGAGTCCCGCGCCTGGGACGACGTCGAGACCGCCGACAGCTATCGGACGAGCTGA
- a CDS encoding ParA family protein, producing the protein MKVLASYSIKGGVGKTTAATNLAWLAANEGRRVLLWDLDPQGGATFLFRVAPKVKGGGKALVGGKRDLHDAIKASDFNNLDLLPADLSYRYLDLWLDAQRRPTKRLGLLLDTMQDYYDLVVMDCAPSVSLISENIVRAADLLLAPVQPSPLAMRTLDQLATFAAETKGRTPPILAFLSMVDLRRKLHRDLVEAAPSGRVELADTAIPAAAAVEQMGLRRAPLVQWAPRSTAGRAYAALWREVVDRLK; encoded by the coding sequence GTGAAGGTTCTCGCCTCGTACAGCATCAAGGGCGGCGTGGGGAAGACCACCGCGGCGACCAACCTGGCGTGGCTGGCCGCCAACGAGGGCCGCCGGGTGCTGCTCTGGGATCTGGATCCACAGGGTGGCGCCACGTTCCTGTTCCGCGTCGCGCCCAAGGTCAAGGGCGGCGGCAAGGCACTGGTGGGCGGGAAACGCGACCTGCACGACGCGATCAAGGCCAGCGACTTCAATAACCTCGACCTGCTGCCCGCAGACCTCTCCTATCGCTACCTGGACCTGTGGCTGGACGCCCAGCGCCGGCCCACCAAGCGGCTCGGGCTGCTGCTGGACACCATGCAGGACTACTACGACCTGGTGGTGATGGACTGCGCGCCGAGCGTCTCGCTGATCTCGGAGAACATCGTCCGCGCCGCGGATCTGCTGCTCGCCCCGGTGCAGCCCTCGCCACTGGCCATGCGCACGCTGGATCAGTTGGCCACGTTCGCCGCGGAGACCAAGGGCCGCACGCCGCCGATCCTGGCCTTTTTGTCCATGGTGGACCTGCGCCGCAAGCTGCACCGGGACCTGGTGGAGGCTGCGCCGAGCGGCCGGGTCGAGTTGGCCGACACCGCGATCCCGGCCGCAGCCGCGGTTGAGCAGATGGGATTGCGCCGCGCCCCGTTGGTGCAGTGGGCGCCGCGCAGCACCGCCGGCCGCGCCTACGCCGCGCTGTGGCGCGAGGTCGTCGACCGCCTCAAGTGA
- a CDS encoding CHAD domain-containing protein, protein MAGEFSVDDDLDAAALHRVTEVLPVGPARIEAERRIWLDTWDWSLFRAGLLLEQRSGAGHRLVLCAVDGTVLCQAPAPRRMVSNATLPEGPIQDKVLPVLGIRALLPRLAAEGSTVALAVLDEVEKTVARVAVEGPFTATGAQTSVSRVRVQPLRGYDREARQVDAQLAGVAGLRPATGSVFAALARSAGVKPGRHLAKPEPTFTATTPALAAFAETLGQLQEITRDNLEGTLAESDTEFLHDLRVAVRRARSVLKMAGSVYNEATLTRYGAELKWIGDATSLSRDLDVNLLDFGAGLDATDTAAVQPFRALLERRGRRAHTALNRVLRSERFATLLAGWQAELAHPASGGELATTPIGTVAHNLLDRSWTRVGKRGRAITVDSPAEDLHDLRKRCKELRYLLEFFGGLYDKAIYKAFVDELKRLQDNLGAFQDAEAQWFLVRECAEELRATAPIETLLAMGRMAHELRLRQEHEHAVFAATWARFYAKKNQARFAAMVAGR, encoded by the coding sequence GTGGCCGGTGAGTTCTCGGTCGACGACGACCTCGACGCGGCCGCGCTGCATCGGGTGACCGAGGTACTACCGGTCGGACCGGCCCGTATCGAGGCCGAGCGCCGGATCTGGCTGGACACCTGGGACTGGAGCCTGTTCCGCGCCGGGCTGCTGCTGGAACAGCGCAGCGGGGCCGGGCACCGACTGGTGCTCTGCGCCGTGGACGGCACGGTGCTCTGCCAGGCCCCCGCCCCCCGACGCATGGTCAGCAACGCGACGCTGCCCGAGGGCCCCATCCAGGACAAGGTCCTGCCGGTGCTCGGCATCCGGGCGCTGCTACCGCGCCTGGCAGCTGAGGGCAGCACCGTCGCGCTGGCGGTGCTTGACGAGGTCGAGAAGACGGTGGCCCGGGTGGCGGTGGAGGGCCCGTTCACCGCCACCGGTGCGCAGACCTCGGTGAGCCGGGTCCGGGTACAGCCGCTGCGTGGCTACGACCGGGAGGCACGGCAGGTCGACGCTCAGCTGGCCGGCGTGGCCGGGCTCCGGCCGGCCACCGGCTCGGTGTTCGCCGCGTTGGCGCGCAGCGCCGGGGTGAAACCCGGCCGGCATCTGGCCAAGCCGGAGCCCACGTTCACCGCGACCACGCCGGCGCTGGCCGCGTTCGCCGAGACCCTTGGCCAACTCCAGGAGATCACCCGGGACAACCTCGAGGGCACCCTGGCCGAGTCCGACACCGAGTTCCTGCACGACCTGCGGGTGGCCGTGCGCCGTGCCCGGTCGGTGCTGAAGATGGCCGGCAGCGTGTACAACGAGGCGACGCTGACGCGCTACGGCGCGGAGCTCAAGTGGATCGGGGACGCCACCTCGCTGTCCCGCGACCTGGACGTGAACCTGCTCGACTTCGGCGCCGGCCTGGATGCCACCGACACCGCTGCCGTGCAACCGTTCCGGGCGTTGCTGGAACGCCGGGGCCGGCGCGCGCACACCGCACTGAACCGGGTGCTGCGTTCCGAGCGGTTCGCCACGCTGTTGGCCGGCTGGCAGGCCGAGCTGGCGCACCCTGCGTCCGGCGGGGAGTTGGCCACCACCCCGATCGGCACGGTGGCGCACAACCTGCTGGACCGGTCCTGGACCCGGGTGGGCAAGCGGGGCCGCGCCATCACCGTGGACTCCCCCGCCGAGGACCTGCACGACCTGCGCAAGCGCTGCAAGGAACTGCGCTATCTGCTGGAGTTCTTCGGCGGGCTCTACGACAAGGCCATCTACAAGGCCTTTGTGGACGAACTCAAGCGGCTGCAGGACAACCTCGGCGCGTTTCAGGACGCCGAGGCGCAGTGGTTCCTGGTGCGCGAGTGCGCCGAGGAGCTGCGCGCCACGGCACCGATCGAAACACTGCTCGCCATGGGTCGGATGGCGCACGAGCTGAGGCTGCGTCAGGAACATGAGCACGCCGTGTTCGCGGCCACCTGGGCCCGCTTCTACGCCAAGAAGAACCAGGCCCGGTTCGCGGCCATGGTGGCCGGCAGGTGA
- a CDS encoding DsbA family protein produces MSRLDAVEFTDPACSYAWGTEGKYRRFRRQYAGLIGSWRQVMSGIMTDTWREPLGLAEDDEKARAAHEAYLREVSALTGMPHPLPMHYVMDNSEDACRVAIAARAQGPAVAEAVLRRLRESWFVWGRPADSVERGLAAAAGVPGCDLERLARDVADPATEVAYRVEWEESRRPNEHALNEPDKQPGRGAAQPHNGRMRYGLPALLLTGADGQVTVAGWRDWSVWEQAVELVCPGAVAAARPRPTPAEAFARWPLLARAELDELCGPGAQPPADVVEHRWPGGVIWLTKAEASTTDALSVMR; encoded by the coding sequence ATGAGCCGGCTCGATGCGGTGGAGTTCACCGATCCGGCCTGTTCCTACGCCTGGGGCACCGAGGGAAAGTATCGGCGCTTCCGCCGGCAGTACGCCGGGTTGATTGGCAGCTGGCGCCAGGTGATGTCCGGGATCATGACCGACACCTGGCGCGAACCACTCGGCCTGGCCGAGGACGACGAGAAGGCCCGGGCCGCTCATGAGGCCTACCTGCGCGAGGTCAGCGCGCTGACCGGTATGCCGCACCCCCTGCCCATGCACTACGTGATGGACAACAGCGAGGACGCCTGCCGGGTGGCCATCGCGGCGCGGGCGCAGGGCCCGGCGGTGGCCGAGGCGGTGTTGCGCCGGCTGCGGGAGAGCTGGTTCGTCTGGGGCCGGCCTGCGGACAGTGTCGAGCGTGGACTGGCCGCGGCGGCGGGAGTGCCCGGCTGCGACCTCGAGCGGCTGGCCCGCGATGTGGCCGACCCGGCCACCGAGGTGGCCTACCGCGTGGAGTGGGAAGAATCGCGCCGGCCGAACGAGCATGCGCTCAACGAGCCGGACAAACAGCCCGGACGGGGCGCTGCCCAGCCGCACAACGGCCGGATGCGCTACGGCCTTCCCGCGCTGCTGCTCACCGGCGCGGACGGCCAGGTCACCGTGGCCGGCTGGCGGGACTGGTCGGTGTGGGAACAGGCCGTCGAGCTGGTCTGTCCGGGCGCGGTGGCCGCGGCTCGTCCGCGGCCCACGCCCGCGGAGGCCTTCGCGAGGTGGCCGTTGTTGGCCCGCGCGGAACTTGACGAGTTGTGTGGACCGGGCGCGCAGCCGCCGGCCGATGTGGTGGAGCACCGCTGGCCGGGCGGCGTGATCTGGTTGACCAAGGCG